Within the Sulfurospirillum barnesii SES-3 genome, the region CTTACGAGGGTAAAAAAGAGAAAAAACGCAATGCCTATCCATAGATTATAAGCATATCCCACCCACGCCCCAACACCAAAAGGTGTGAGGGTTAAGAGCCCGTATAACGTCACTTGAAGTACCTTGCACCAAAATCCGTGAATTTTAGGAACAAGCTCAATACGAGGGGGAAGATGTTCCATGTTTATTTAAGATTTGTAAAGTTGACAGGAAAGTCAAATTCACACCCACGAATCGCAGCAATCGCCTCTTGCAAATCATCAATGCTCTTACCCTCAACCCTAACCACATCACCACGAATAGAGGCTTGAACTTTAAGTTTAAGCTCTTTAATCTCTTTGACAATTTTTTTGGCATCATCGCTGGAAATCGCATCAACAATACTCACCGTTACTTTTACTTTTGAACCACCTGCTGGTTCACGTTTAAGCTCTTTAAGTGCCTTACCTGAAATACCTCGCTTAATTGCCTCAGAGACCAATGCATCAACCATTGCATCTGCTTTTGTATCTGTTGTGGTCACCAAGGTAACCGTTTTCGCTTTTTCATTGTGGTCAAACTCACACGCAATGCCTTTAAAATCCCAACGATTGGTAATGACTTTTTTAGCTTGCTCGTACGCATCTTTAAACTTTTGCTTATCAATCTCTGCACTAATGTCAAAACTATGCTCTTTTGCCATACTCTCTCCTTATTGTCTTAAAAAATCTTTGATATTTTCACCCACCAAACGAATGAGCTCACGCCTTGCCTCCACACTCGCCCATGCAATATGCGGGGTGAGTATTAAGCGCTCTTTGTGCTTTACATGTAAGAGTGGATGATTTGCTTGCATCGGCTCTTTTTCTAGGACATCAAGCCCTACAAAAAGCTCTTTTTCATCAAGAATATTTGCTACATCAGCTTCATGTACAATGCCTCCACGTCCAACATTCACAAGAATCGCACCTTTTTTCATCAAAAGCAATTGTTCTTTGGCAATAAGATACTGTGTTTTTTCATTTAAGGGCGCATGGATAGTGACAATATCACACGTTTGCAGCATGTCTCTTAGGGAAATTTGCTGATACGCAGTATCTTTATTCGCTCCGCTGGTGGAATAATAAACCACTTCAGCGCCAAAAGCCGTAGCAATTTTAGCCACCTCTTTGCCAATATTTCCCAGTCCAATAATCCCCCAACGCTTCTTTTTGATTTCACAAAAAGGTTCTTGCAAATGGGTAAAAATAGAGCTATTGACCCATGCACCTGATTGTACATAGGCATCATAATAGGCCGCTTTTCCTAAAAGATTTAGCACTAACATAAACGTCGTTTGTGCTACAGATGCACTAGAATACCCTGCCACATTCTTAACCACAATGCCTTTATGGTTGGCATACGCTAAATCAACATTGTTCATGCCTGTTGCGGTAATGCAAATTAAGCCTAAATTAGGGCACGCATCCATCACTTCTTTGTCGATTAACACCTTATTGCTTAAAACAATTTTGGCATCCCCAATATGCTCAATTCTTTCATGAAGTGCTGTTGTATCAAAAGCCTCAAAGGTTCCAAATTGTTTAAAAAGACTTAAATCCGCATCATCACCCAATGTTTTTGCATCTAAACAAACGATTTTCATGTCTTAATCCTTGATGCGATGTGCCACAAATTTTGAGAAATTTTCCATGATAAGCCCACCTCGCCTAAACCCTAAGCCACATCCCTCATACGCAAAGAAGACGCCTGCTTGATAGGAGCGACCCTCACTGTCTTTTGGAAGTTCTACATAAGCTTGATAAATAGGCTTAAAATTACCGTATTCACCTTCGGTTTGTTCGATAACAGACATATCACGCTCATAAATAACCGTGTTAGCCCCTTCCCTTCCAAACGCTCTTTTTTCAACTTGTTTTTGACCTTTTAGAGGTTCAAACGAGGTTTCTAACAACAAGGGATGGTTTGGAAACATATCCCATAACACTTTCATAAAGGCTTTGCTTTGAAAGAGTAGGGTATAGGCAGGGTTGAGGATGATGGCTTTTTGTTCACGTACTATCTCATCCAATAAAAGTGCTAAATCACCCTCTTCAATGGCAATATTTTCCCAAGGAATGAGTTTAAACCAATACTCAAAATTTTCATCGCCCTTAAACACGCCCTCTTGATTAAATCCTACTTCATCCACATAGGCAAAATCGGTGTGAAAACCCGCTTCATTGGCGGCACTTTGAAGCAAACGCGTGGTATTCTCATCTTCAATATTCCCACGAATAGAGGAGAATAAAATCTTCCATCCCTCATAGTAGTGTGAAAAATCTTCTGTATCACCACCTAAGACCACCAGACGTTTAAAATTCTCTTTTAAAGCTTCAAAAACAGTGTTAAACTGTTTGGCTTCATCCATGCCATTGGCTTTAAGCATCGCCCATTGAATAATGGCTGTTTCATACAAAGACGTTGGTGTATCGGCATTAAACTCCATCAGTTTAATTGGCTTACCATCAATGCCTCCTGCAAAATCAAACCGCCCATACAAATGCCAATGCACATCATTTTCCCATGAATTTTTAATCAATTCAACCAAATTAAACGGGATATTAAGCTCATGAAAGAGATTGTTATCAATGACATATTGACCTGCCTGCGCAAACATATCATAAAGTTCATTCGCTGCTTCATAATAGGCTTCTACCTCTTCGTTGCTAACCAAAACTAACTCATCGGCAACGTAGGATGTGTTATCGTTGTCCGTGTGCCAATAAAAGCCAATAGATTCTAAAAATTCTTTGGTTAATGGCTTAATTTTTTCTACATGTAACATGATCACCCTCCTGAACTTTTAGGTACGCTTGATGTGGTTGCTGAGGATGAGGTGGTGCTTCCTGATTTGGAGCCAAAAAAGCCACTATTTTTAGTCGCACTGCTTGTAGTTGAGCTTGACATCGGTTTGTTAAAACTGCTTGTGCTTCTGCTATACGCTTGAGGGCTTTTATAATTGGCAGCTCTTTGATTTTGGTAGTTTTGGTTATTAAAAAGTTTATTACCAATCCAACTTCCAATCATCGCACCTGCAATGCTTGAGAGTAAAATACCTCCTAGACCCATATGTCCTGAGCTTAGCTCAGGGTTGGTCAACGCTGAGGTGTTGTTATCAATTTTAGCCGCTTCTTCTTTAACTAACGCATCAATTTCTGTTTGTGATAAAATACGCTCACTCCCATCTTTACTTCGTACAATGACACGGGTAGTAGAGCTAGGGTACTCCTCAGCAATTTTATACTCTCCTGGGGCTATTTCATCAACAATGACCAAGGCACCTTGTGTTTGTGCAGCTTCGGCTAAGACATTTTTATCTTCTTTTTGCTCACACCCTTGCATGGAAGCAATAACCATTACACCAATACCACCTGCAATCATATAATCTGAAATTTTACGAATATACTTCATTTTATGAATCTCCTAATATCTCTTTGAGTTTTTTACCTTTCTTAATAAATAACGTACCATTTTTGTCCATAACATTATTTAATTGGGATGCTTTTTTACTAAGAGTATCACTAATGTGTTGTTTCTCTTTTTTTGAAAAGCCTTTTTCTTTTAAATAGCTTCTCAAATCTCTCCAGTCACTATAGGTTTCAAAACAAACACTGGTTTCTTGATATATTTCCTCTTCTTCTAAAACATCTGCTTCTTCAAAGGGATGTACCACAGGGGGTGTTGGTATAGGTGTGTTTTGAAAGGAAGAGGGTGGCACAGGAGTTTCTGTTTGTGTAATTTGTCGATTTGCCAAAGAGAGTATGGCCTTGAGTTGCTCATCCCGCTCTTTATAAATCATTTCAATTTTCTCTTTTGATTCAATGAGCATTCTCTCTTTATCGGCAATGAGTCGCTCTTTATCGGCTTCTAATTTTTCGTTTTTATGCTTCATCTCTTCTAGTTGTGTTTTAAGAAGCTCAATATAGGCATTGTGCTCAGCGCTGGTATCATTTCTGCGCAGAGGAGCACTCTCTTTGAGAGAAGTTTTTGTTAACACAATATACTTCACCCCATCTTCAACGACACTTTGCAAAGAACCTCGTCGTAAACGATTGTAAATTGCCTCTTTACTAACACCCAAAAGTTTTGCCGCTTCTATAACCGTGAGTTTTTTATCCATTGTGTAACCTTTATGCTAACAAAAGAGATCTATTTGTTCTTAATGTTATCATAGCTTTGATTAGTTTATTTTGAGAGAGTGAAAATAAGGGAAATAAAGAGAGCCAAGAAGCTAACTTCTTGGCCGTGTGTGTTAGAGTCTTGACTCGTAACGGCGAAGCATATAAAGTTTTTTCAACTGTTTTTTGCGAGCGCTAATTTTATCTTTTTTGCGTTTTTCGGTTGCTGTTTCATAGAAACGTCTTGCACGCACTTCAGTTACAACTAGGTTACGATCAACTTGTTTTTTAAACTTTCTATACGCTTCGTCAAACGATTCGTTAGGATGTAATTTAATTCCTGGCATACTCTATCCACCACCTTTCTGATGAATTTGAAGTGGCATTGTATCAAAGAGCTTTTACATGTAAGCTTAAAATAGTGTAAAATGTATATTTTGACGATAAAAATATATTTTATATTGACTTCATACGTCAATATTTGTATACTTACATAAAAATGACAAAAAGGTGACAATTTTATGAATATTGCGCTTTTAAAAAATCAAAACAGAATAACGCCTGTTACGACACAACAAAAACAGATTTTAAAATATGCCCACCATCATAGTATGAGTGTTGATTCCACAGAAATTGAAAATTCTGAGTTTAGTTTTAGCCTAGAAGAGAGAAGAGAATTTCGAGGGTTTTTACGCTCTTTAAATGAAAATGATCATTTGATTATTTTTGATTTGCATACATTTTCAGAAAATACGATGGAGCTTATTAAGATTTTTGAATGTTTACTCAAGCGTTCTATTTCCGTTCATATTGCAGATATTAATGCGTGCATTCACGTTAAAAGTGAACCAGTGGCTTTGCTTGAACTTTTACTTAGACATCAAGAATTTCAACAAAATGATATGAAAGAGAAAAAAAATGGACGTCCAAAAGGGCGCATTTCAAAATCAAAATTTGATGTTCACCGCTCTTTAATTATTGAATTGCTTGAAGCCAAAGAGCCTATTACGCAAATTGCAAAAACATTGCATGTTAGTCGAACATCACTCAAAGATTATGTCAATTCACGGGGCTTAAAAGAACTTGTCAAAGCCAAGGTTTCTCTCTTAAAAACGCATAATGAAAAACTCTTTATGCCTAAACACACACATGAAAAAGAGTGTTCACTCAGTCAAATACTATCTGATTAAAGGAATTCATATGAATCAATCTGTCACTACGACCTTGTATAGGCAAAAACGCTATATTGTCTTTGGTATTATCACGCTTATTGCCCTTACTTTGCCATTTATTACCATAGATGGGAATCATTTTTTTCTATTGAGTTTTGATAGAAAGCAACTCCACCTTTTGTTTACCACCTTTGATATGCAAGAGCTTTATTTGATGCCGTTTGTTTTGATGTTCTTTTTTTTAACCATTTTCTTTGTCACAACATTGGGTGGGCGAGTTTGGTGTGGATGGTCCTGTCCTCAAACCATTTTTAGGGTTATCTTTCGTGATTTTATTCAAACAAAATTATTGGGTATTCGAAAAAGTATTCAGAACAAACAGCAAGAACCTAAAGAAAACTCTGTCTTAAAACGGATTCTTGCTATTTTGATTTGGGGTATGTTAGCACTCATTGCGGCTTCGAATTTTTTATGGTATTTCATTCCCCCTGAAGATTTTTTTGCCTATGTGCAAGATCCACTTGAACACACAGTGTTATATGGATTTCTTTTAGGGATTACTGCCTTTTTAATTTATGATGTGGTGGCACTAAAAGAGAATTTTTGTGTCTACATTTGCCCTTATTCTCGTATTCAGTCTGCCCTTTTTGATGAACATACAATTCAAACCATTTACAATGAAAAACGCGGTGGGCAAATTTACAATGCACAAGGGACAAAGCTCAGCAATAAACCACCACTTGAGAGTGATGATTGTACAGGGTGTGAAGCCTGTGTAAGGGTGTGTCCTACGCATATTGATATTCGAAAAGGTATGCAATTGGAGTGTATTAACTGTCTTGAGTGTGCGGATGCATGTACGCCAATTATGGCTAAACTGGGTAAAACGTCTTTGATTACATGGACCAGTTCGATTGAAGTTGAAAAAAACAAAAAAACAAACTATTTACGTTTTAGAACCATTGCATACATGGTTGCTTTGAGTTTGGTTTTGGTTGGACTTTTTGTTATGGGAAGCAAAAAAGAGTATATGCTTTTAAATATTAACAGAACCAGTCAACTCTATAAAATGAGTTCAAACAATCAAAGCGTTGAAAATGTTTATACCTTCTTATTTCAAAATACTGAAGCAAAAGACCACTCTTATTATTTTGAGCTTTCGCATCCTGAGTTAAAAATTGAAAAGCCAACAGAGCCATTTTTATTAAAAGCAGGAGAGAAAATCAAAAAAATTGTCATTATTTCTGCACCAGCCAAGGTTTTTAAGGAAGAAAATGAGAATCTTCCAGTTATCGTTAAAGCCTTTGCGTTAGAGGATAAAGAGAAAATTACTGTAGAGAGAAAGACTATTTTTATCTATCCTAAAAAGAGTGAAGTTCAACCCTAAGAATAAAGCGGATTTGATGTAAGGTCAAATCCGCTTTTACATGTAAAGAGTTAGGTTCTAAATTCAGAGAGCTTGAGATTGAGCATTTCGGTCATTTTGCTTAAGTGCTCAGCCGCACCTGCTATTTCTTCAACACTTCTAGCATTCTGCGCAGAAATATCGTTAATCTGAGCTACATCATTGATCATTAATTCAATGTCCGCCCCAGTGTTGAGATAATTTTCAGCGGTTTTATCGGAGACCTTTGTGGCATTATTCATCACATTAAACATATTGCCAATTTTATTTTCAACCCCTGTGGCTGTTGTGGCTAAAGATTCAACCTTCTTAGAATTAGAACTCATCTGCTCTGAACTATCCATAATGGCTTGAACAATAACGTTAATCGTAGCATTGATTTCTTGAAGGCTTTTTTGTGTTCGCTCTGCTAGTTTTCGTACTTCATCGGCGACAACAGCAAAGCCCCGACCATGCTCACCTGCACGTGCTGCTTCAATGGCAGCATTCAAAGCTAAAAGGTTGGTTTGATCGGCAATATCACCAATAACAACTAAAATATCTTTGACCTGTGAAGCATCTGAGCTTAACTGTTGAATTTTATGGGCAAGCTCAATTTCTGTAGCCGCACTGGTTTGAATTTCACGAGTCAGTTCTAAAATGGCCGTGTTGGCTTCTTTAAGGAATTGATTGGCTTTGAGTAACTCTTCTTTTCCTGCCTTTGCCTCAGTAATGCCTGTGCTCATCTCTTGTTTGAGGGTTTGTGCTCGTGTGGTTGTGTTTCCAACAATTTGCATGGATGTTTCTACAGAACGTCCTACTTCAAGAGAGGTTGAAGAGAGTTCATGAGAAATAGAAGAGTTTTCATTGGAAAGATTTTTTGCCTCACTGATAAGAATGCGTACCTTTTCAATAAAGCGATTAATGCTTTTACTGGCAAGCGCAATTTCATCATTTCCAATGACTTCTAATGTTCGAGTTAAATCTCCATCTCCACTGGAAAGATTATCCGCACGCATAATAAGTTCATTGAGAGGTTTAGAAATCGTACGGGTGATCATATACAACGTCACACCCAAACTGAGCAAAAGGAGCACAATGGAAATGCTTAGAAACGATTTTATTTGCGAAGCGGTGTTCTTATCTATGTTTGTTTGTAGCTTTTGGACTTCTTTTTGAACATTATCGACATAAATGCCTGTACCTAGCATCCAATTAAAGGGCTCAAAAGGGATAGCATACGCATATTTTAAAAAGGGTTCGCCATCTTTGACTTTTGGAAAGTAGTATTTTACAAGACCTCCCCCTTTTTTTGCAATCTCTAACATTTCCTTAACAAAAAAGACACCGTTCGTGTCTTTAAGCCCACTGAGATTTTTACCTTCTAGGGATTTGTTGGTTGGTAAAAGAACATTAGTGCCATCAGGGTCGTACACAAAGATATAGCCACTTTTATCATTAAAAAAACGTAGTACATCCAGTTTTGATAAAATGGCTTTTTTAATTTCATCATCGCTTGCACCTTTCGCTTTTTGGTCTTTATAGATAGCGTGTGCGGTTTGTTGCATCATCTCCATAATGGTTTTTAGCTCATTCTCATGAAATGAAAATGCACTTGTTTCATACTCTTGAAGAAACATTGTGGCATTGTTTTTTGTGTTGCTATAGGAAATAACAATAACACTTGTTCCTAAGAGTATCAATGACAGAATGAGTAAGAGTATCATTCGTGTTGATATTTTCATACGATTGCTCCTTTTTTATTAGCTTTGTGAGTTTGTAACATTCTATCATAAAAAAAATTTGATAGTAAAAAAATACTTCAGGATAGAATTGTACTTTTGGGATGTAGTGGATTGAATGCTTTAAGCGAAGGGGTTTTATTTACGTCCTGAAAAAGGGGAAATAAGTGTGTCTCCCCCTTCTTTTACATGTAAAGAGTTAGGTTCTAAATTCAGAGAGCTTGAGATTGAGCATTTCGGTCATTTTGCTTAAGTGCTCAGCCGCACCTGCTATTTCTTCAACACTTCTAGCATTCTGCGCAGAAATATCGTTAATCTGAGCTACATCATTGATCATTAATTCAATGTCCGCCCCAGTGTTGAGATAATTTTCAGCGGTTTTATCGGAGACCTTTGTGGCATTATTCATCACATTAAACATATTGCCAATTTTATTTTCAACCCCTGTGGCTGTTGTGGCTAAAGATTCAACCTTCTTAGAATTAGAACTCATCTGCTCTGAACTATCCATAATGGCTTGAACAATAACGTTAATCGTAGCATTGATTTCTTGAAGGCTTTTTTGTGTTCGCTCTGCTAGTTTTCGTACTTCATCGGCGACAACAGCAAAGCCCCGACCATGCTCACCTGCACGTGCTGCTTCAATGGCAGCATTCAAAGCTAAAAGGTTGGTTTGATCGGCAATATCACCAATAACAACTAAAATATCTTTGACCTGTGAAGCATCTGAGCTTAACTGTTGAATTTTATGGGCAAGCTCAATTTCTGTAGCCGCACTGGTTTGAATTTCACGAGTCAGTTCTAAAATGGCCGTGTTGGCTTCTTTAAGGAATTGATTGGCTTTGAGTAACTCTTCTTTTCCTGCCTTTGCCTCAGTAATGCCTGTGCTCATCTTTTGTTTGAGGGTTTGTGCTCGTGTGGTTGTGTTTCCAACAATTTGCATGGATGTTTCTACAGAACGTCCTACTTCAAGAGAGGTTGAAGAGAGTTCATGAGAAATAGAAGAGTTTTCATTGGAAAGATTTTTTGCCTCACTGATAAGAATGCGTACCTTTTCAATAAAGCGATTAATGCTTTTACTGGCAAGCGCAATTTCATCATTTCCAATGACTTCTAATGTTCGAGTTAAATCTCCATCCCCACTGGAAAGATTATCTGCACGCATAATAAGTTCATTGAGAGGTTTAGAAATTGTACGGGTGATCATATACAACGTCACACCCAAACTGAGCAAAAGAAGCACAATGGAAATGCTTAGAAACGATTTTATTTGCGAAGCGGTGCTGTGTTGGATTTGTGTTTGAAGTTTTCCCACTTCCATCTCAACCGTATCGACATAAATACCTGTCCCAATCATCCAATTAAAGGGTTCAAAAGAGACGGCATAAGAGAATTTTGGTAAAGGTTTTCCCTCTTTTACTTTTGGAAAATGGTATTTGACTAAACCACCACCTTTTTTGGCGACATCAATCAACTCTTTAATCAAAAAAACGCCGTTACTGTCTTTGAGACCTATAAGATTTTGACCTTGAAGTGCCCGATTGGTTGCTGTTAAAATATTTGTACCCGCATAGTCATACACAAAGATATAGCCGCTTTTATCATCAAAAAATTGTAAGACATCTAGTTTTGATAAAATGGCTTTTTTAATTTCATCATCACTGAAACCTTTAGCTTTTTGGTCTTTATAGATAGCGTGTGCAGTTTGGTGAACGATTTCCATGATAGTTTTTAGCTCATTTTCATAAAACGAATAAGAACTTTTTTCATAATCAGCAATAAAAGAGTTTGCATTCTCATTGGTGTTACTATAGGAGACACTAATGATGCTTATGGATAAAAGCAATAATGACAATACAAGTAATACGAGAATTCGTGTTGAAATCTTCATCTTTTTTCACCTTTTTGTGGTAGTTTTTGGCTTAAGATGGCTATTCTAGCATAAAAAAATTATTCATGAAAAATAAAAAGCGCTACAATGGCAGGCAAATTCTAAAGGAGAAGAAATGAAGCAGTATGTTACATTACTTCACTCCCATGCAACGCTTAGACGCTTGAGTTTAATACAGCTTATTTGTTATTTTGGCGCATGGTTTAGTCATATGGCTATTTTTACACTTTTAATTGAGTTGGGAGCGCCTGTGTGGGCACTGAGCACAGCAGCTGCATTTACGTTTTTGCCCTCAATGCTTTTAGCTCCTTTTAGTGGAGCGATTATTGACAAGGTCAATACCAAACGCTTTATGCTTTTTCTTACGGCTATTGAGATTGTAACTGTTTTTTGGCTCATGTTTATTCACTCTTTAGATGCGCTGTGGATTTTATTGGGGCTTATTTTTGTACGTATGGGTACAGGGAGTATTTATTTTCAAACCGAAATGTCACTGTTGCCAAAACTTTTAAATAATAATGAATTGAAACTCGCCAATGAAATTCACTCAATTATTTGGTCGATTTCTTATGCCTTTGGAATGGCAGTGGGAGGATTTTACATTCATTACTTTGGAACGACCAGTGCATTTATGGCCGATATGGTTCTTTATGGAATTGGATTTTATTTGCTTTTAGGACTTGAGATTCCTTCTTTAGAGAACAAATATGCTTTACATGTAAAAGAGATGATTGTGGGTGGTTTTGTTTATTTAAGGGAACATCCAAAAATTATACATCTTATTTTATTGCATGCCAGTGTAGGACTTAGTGCATACGATGCGCTGATTGCTCTTTTGGCAGATTATCAATACAAACACCTCCTTTCTGTCCCCTTAGTTATTGGTTTTATCAATGCCACACGAGCACTCTCTTTGGTATTGGGGCAGTTTTTTTTAAGTCGTTATATTAATTCAAGAAGCCTTTTTTACATTTTTGTGGCACAAGGGGTTAGTATTATGATTTGGGCACTCTTTCAGTATAACTTTTATCTGAGTTTTATAGGAATTTTATTGTGCGGGCTTTTTACCACAACCTTATGGTCGTACACCTATACCCTCTTGCAGTATGAAACCGATGAAGCATTTTATGGCAGAGTCATTGCGTATAATGATATGGTTTTTATGGGAGTCAGTACATTGGTTTCTTTTGCTATTGGTGCTTTCTTTGAGTGGGGTATGCCTTTGTCTATTATTACCTCTCTTTTAGGTGCAGGTTTTATCTTTTTTGCATTTTATTGGAAATGGGTGCAAAAAATTCACGACTGATTCACAATTTTACATTAAAATGCTCACATTATTATTAAGGAGTTCCAGATGAAAATCTTAAAAACCGTTTTACTCTGTGTAGGATTGCTGGTAAGTGGTATGACAAGTGCCCATGCAATGGGCGATAGAGAAAGAGGTGCTCTTATTGGTGCAGGAGCGGTTCTCTTGTTACCCTCTTTAATTGAAGGTGCTGGAAATCTTTTTGGTGGAACACCACAGAGAAATTATACAACAACCCATTATGTGGAAGAACCTCGTCCTAGAGTGGTTTATACAGAGCCTTATGTACGAGAAAGAGTGATTATTATTGACAATACACCTCGTCATCGTTATGAGTCTCCAAGGTATGAGAGAGATCGCTCTTATTATCATAGCTATGATCGAGATCGTTACTACCGATAATTTCTGCACCTTTACCCAAAAGTAGCGCTTAGTGCGCTACTTTTTTTAAAATAACAATGCGTTTTCCATCCGTTTTAAGAGAGATTAAGCCACATTTTTTTGCCAATAATTCCATGGTTTTAGGCGTGTAAAAAAGAATATGTGTTGGGTCTCTTCGGTACCACCATTGTAAAAAATGCGCTTCATCGTTGCTGTGAAAGAGTGTCATTAAGGCAATAATACCATTGGGTTTAAGATGCTGGCTCAAGAGAGATAAAGTTTCTAGCGGATTGTCTAAGTGCTCAAAAACTTCTGTAGACGTAATAAAATCATACTCTTTTCCTTCATAGCATTTTTGAGGTTGGTAAAATTTATCATAACAATCCACATTGACCTCTCTTCTTTGGAGAAGATAACTTAAAACAGGGCTAGGCCCTGAGCCAAAGTCAAGCGATTCTTTTTTACATGTAAGTTCATCCCAAAAAAAATTCAAAAAATTTTCAAACATAGTCACATATCCTTCATTTTCGAGACTATTGTTATGATTATCATACAAAGCATGTTCTTTTTCTAGGCAGAGTTGGTAGTGTGGATCAAGCCAAATAGCATCGCAATGAGGACAGATATAAAAAACTTTTTTTAAAGCCCTGTCTTCAATGCTTCTCATGTGTGAGTCACAAATTTTACAAATCATCATTTTATTCACTTTTTTCTCTTTTAAGTAAATATTTTTTTACTAATTAAGTCATTTTATAAAAAAATATGGCTATTATAACGCTAAACTCACAAGAAAGCGACAGTAACAATGCGTTATATTGCCAGTATCCTTTTTTTCATCTTCGCTTTGGTATTGCTTGGTTACGTTGTATCCCATAAAAAATTTGAGGGCGATGTGATTCGTCTAGGCATGAGTGGGCCTTTTAGTGGAGGCTT harbors:
- a CDS encoding YajQ family cyclic di-GMP-binding protein, producing the protein MAKEHSFDISAEIDKQKFKDAYEQAKKVITNRWDFKGIACEFDHNEKAKTVTLVTTTDTKADAMVDALVSEAIKRGISGKALKELKREPAGGSKVKVTVSIVDAISSDDAKKIVKEIKELKLKVQASIRGDVVRVEGKSIDDLQEAIAAIRGCEFDFPVNFTNLK
- a CDS encoding D-2-hydroxyacid dehydrogenase, producing MKIVCLDAKTLGDDADLSLFKQFGTFEAFDTTALHERIEHIGDAKIVLSNKVLIDKEVMDACPNLGLICITATGMNNVDLAYANHKGIVVKNVAGYSSASVAQTTFMLVLNLLGKAAYYDAYVQSGAWVNSSIFTHLQEPFCEIKKKRWGIIGLGNIGKEVAKIATAFGAEVVYYSTSGANKDTAYQQISLRDMLQTCDIVTIHAPLNEKTQYLIAKEQLLLMKKGAILVNVGRGGIVHEADVANILDEKELFVGLDVLEKEPMQANHPLLHVKHKERLILTPHIAWASVEARRELIRLVGENIKDFLRQ
- a CDS encoding glutathionylspermidine synthase family protein, translated to MLHVEKIKPLTKEFLESIGFYWHTDNDNTSYVADELVLVSNEEVEAYYEAANELYDMFAQAGQYVIDNNLFHELNIPFNLVELIKNSWENDVHWHLYGRFDFAGGIDGKPIKLMEFNADTPTSLYETAIIQWAMLKANGMDEAKQFNTVFEALKENFKRLVVLGGDTEDFSHYYEGWKILFSSIRGNIEDENTTRLLQSAANEAGFHTDFAYVDEVGFNQEGVFKGDENFEYWFKLIPWENIAIEEGDLALLLDEIVREQKAIILNPAYTLLFQSKAFMKVLWDMFPNHPLLLETSFEPLKGQKQVEKRAFGREGANTVIYERDMSVIEQTEGEYGNFKPIYQAYVELPKDSEGRSYQAGVFFAYEGCGLGFRRGGLIMENFSKFVAHRIKD
- a CDS encoding UPF0323 family lipoprotein; amino-acid sequence: MKYIRKISDYMIAGGIGVMVIASMQGCEQKEDKNVLAEAAQTQGALVIVDEIAPGEYKIAEEYPSSTTRVIVRSKDGSERILSQTEIDALVKEEAAKIDNNTSALTNPELSSGHMGLGGILLSSIAGAMIGSWIGNKLFNNQNYQNQRAANYKSPQAYSRSTSSFNKPMSSSTTSSATKNSGFFGSKSGSTTSSSATTSSVPKSSGG
- a CDS encoding integrase yields the protein MDKKLTVIEAAKLLGVSKEAIYNRLRRGSLQSVVEDGVKYIVLTKTSLKESAPLRRNDTSAEHNAYIELLKTQLEEMKHKNEKLEADKERLIADKERMLIESKEKIEMIYKERDEQLKAILSLANRQITQTETPVPPSSFQNTPIPTPPVVHPFEEADVLEEEEIYQETSVCFETYSDWRDLRSYLKEKGFSKKEKQHISDTLSKKASQLNNVMDKNGTLFIKKGKKLKEILGDS
- the rpsU gene encoding 30S ribosomal protein S21, whose protein sequence is MPGIKLHPNESFDEAYRKFKKQVDRNLVVTEVRARRFYETATEKRKKDKISARKKQLKKLYMLRRYESRL
- a CDS encoding recombinase family protein; protein product: MNIALLKNQNRITPVTTQQKQILKYAHHHSMSVDSTEIENSEFSFSLEERREFRGFLRSLNENDHLIIFDLHTFSENTMELIKIFECLLKRSISVHIADINACIHVKSEPVALLELLLRHQEFQQNDMKEKKNGRPKGRISKSKFDVHRSLIIELLEAKEPITQIAKTLHVSRTSLKDYVNSRGLKELVKAKVSLLKTHNEKLFMPKHTHEKECSLSQILSD
- the ccoG gene encoding cytochrome c oxidase accessory protein CcoG, whose protein sequence is MNQSVTTTLYRQKRYIVFGIITLIALTLPFITIDGNHFFLLSFDRKQLHLLFTTFDMQELYLMPFVLMFFFLTIFFVTTLGGRVWCGWSCPQTIFRVIFRDFIQTKLLGIRKSIQNKQQEPKENSVLKRILAILIWGMLALIAASNFLWYFIPPEDFFAYVQDPLEHTVLYGFLLGITAFLIYDVVALKENFCVYICPYSRIQSALFDEHTIQTIYNEKRGGQIYNAQGTKLSNKPPLESDDCTGCEACVRVCPTHIDIRKGMQLECINCLECADACTPIMAKLGKTSLITWTSSIEVEKNKKTNYLRFRTIAYMVALSLVLVGLFVMGSKKEYMLLNINRTSQLYKMSSNNQSVENVYTFLFQNTEAKDHSYYFELSHPELKIEKPTEPFLLKAGEKIKKIVIISAPAKVFKEENENLPVIVKAFALEDKEKITVERKTIFIYPKKSEVQP
- a CDS encoding methyl-accepting chemotaxis protein; the protein is MKISTRMILLLILSLILLGTSVIVISYSNTKNNATMFLQEYETSAFSFHENELKTIMEMMQQTAHAIYKDQKAKGASDDEIKKAILSKLDVLRFFNDKSGYIFVYDPDGTNVLLPTNKSLEGKNLSGLKDTNGVFFVKEMLEIAKKGGGLVKYYFPKVKDGEPFLKYAYAIPFEPFNWMLGTGIYVDNVQKEVQKLQTNIDKNTASQIKSFLSISIVLLLLSLGVTLYMITRTISKPLNELIMRADNLSSGDGDLTRTLEVIGNDEIALASKSINRFIEKVRILISEAKNLSNENSSISHELSSTSLEVGRSVETSMQIVGNTTTRAQTLKQEMSTGITEAKAGKEELLKANQFLKEANTAILELTREIQTSAATEIELAHKIQQLSSDASQVKDILVVIGDIADQTNLLALNAAIEAARAGEHGRGFAVVADEVRKLAERTQKSLQEINATINVIVQAIMDSSEQMSSNSKKVESLATTATGVENKIGNMFNVMNNATKVSDKTAENYLNTGADIELMINDVAQINDISAQNARSVEEIAGAAEHLSKMTEMLNLKLSEFRT